From Camelina sativa cultivar DH55 chromosome 7, Cs, whole genome shotgun sequence, one genomic window encodes:
- the LOC104700772 gene encoding auxin response factor 1 isoform X2, which yields MAASNHSSEKPGGVLSDALCRELWHACAGPLVTLPREGERVYYFPEGHMGQLEASMHQGLEQQMPSFDLPSKILCKVINIQRRAEPDTDEVYAQITLLPELDQSEPISPDAPVQEPEKCTVHSFCKTLTASDTSTHGGFSVLRRHADDCLPPLDMSQQPPWQELVATDLHNNEWHFRHIFRGQPRRHLLTTGWSVFVSSKKLVAGDAFIFLRGENEELRVGVRRHMRQQMNIPSSVISSHSMHIGVLATAAHAITTGTIFSVFYKPRTSRSEFIVSVNRYLEAKTQKLSVGMRFKMRFEGEEAPEKRFSGTIVGVQENNSSVWHDSEWRSLKVQWDEPSSVFRPERVSPWELEPLVANNTPSSQPQPPQRNKRPRPPGLPTPIPGPSAPDGVWKSPADTPSSVPLFSPPAKAAMFSHGGNKSFGVSLGSAFWPIHAYSAAESFASAFNNESTEKKQTNGNVCRLFGFELVENVNVDECFSAASVSGAVAVDQPVPSNEFDSGQQPEPLNINQSDIPSGSGDPEKSSLRSPQESQSRQIRSCTKVHMQGSAVGRAVDLTRSECYEDLFKKLEEMFDIKGELLESTRKWQVVYTDDEDDMMMVGDDPWNEFCGMVRKIFIYTPEEVKKLSPKNKLTVNARMQPKNDVDENGNIEGRSSSMAGSR from the exons ATGGCAGCTAGCAATCATTCATCTGAAAAACCTGGAG gGGTATTAAGTGATGCTCTATGTAGGGAGCTCTGGCATGCCTGTGCTGGACCTCTTGTAACCTTACCTCGTGAAGGGGAACGAGTTTATTATTTCCCTGAAGGCCACATGGGGCAG CTCGAGGCATCAATGCACCAAGGTTTGGAGCAACAGATGCCTTCCTTCGATCTCCCATCTAAGATTCTCTGTAAAGTGATCAACATCCAGCGCAGG GCAGAGCCCGACACTGACGAAGTATATGCACAAATAACCTTACTGCCAGAACTGGAT CAAAGCGAACCAATCAGCCCAGATGCCCCTGTTCAAGAACCTGAAAAGTGCACAGTACATTCATTCTGCAAGACACTAACTGCTTCGGACACAAGCACACATGGTGGATTCTCTGTGCTACGGAGACATGCAGATGATTGTCTTCCACCCTTG GATATGTCCCAACAACCACCGTGGCAAGAATTGGTTGCAACTGATTTGCACAATAATGAATGGCATTTTAGGCACATTTTCCGAG GGCAACCAAGGCGCCATTTGCTAACAACTGGATGGAGTGTTTTTGTTAGCTCGAAGAAACTAGTGGCGGGTGATGCGTTCATATTCTTGAG AGGTGAGAATGAAGAGCTCCGAGTAGGTGTTAGGAGGCACATGAGACAACAGATGAATATCCCATCATCTGTTATCTCAAGTCATAGCATGCATATCGGGGTCCTTGCGACTGCAGCTCATGCCATTACAACAGGAACAATCTTTTCTGTCTTCTACAAGCCAAG GACAAGTAGGTCAGAGTTTATTGTGAGCGTCAATAGGTATCTCGAAGCTAAAACACAGAAGCTGTCTGTAGGCATGCGTTTCAAGATGAGATTCGAGGGTGAAGAAGCTCCCGAGAAAAG GTTCAGTGGCACGATAGTTGGCGTTCAGGAAAACAATTCTTCGGTTTGGCATGATTCTGAATGGAGATCGCTGAAG GTTCAATGGGACGAGCCCTCATCTGTATTTCGTCCTGAGAGAGTTTCACCATGGGAACTTGAGCCCCTAGTTGCAAATAATACCCCTTCCTCACAACCTCAGCCTCCACAAAGGAACAAACGACCGAGACCTCCTGGTTTGCCTACACCAATTCCCGGTCCATCTGCTCCAG ATGGTGTGTGGAAATCCCCGGCAGATACTCCTTCCTCGGTGCCATTATTCTCTCCTCCTGCCAAAGCTGCTATGTTTAGTCATGGTGGGAACAAATCATTTGGAGTATCCCTTGGATCAGCCTTTTGGCCCATCCATGCATATAGTGCTGCTGAATCCTTTGCTTCAGCGTTTAACAATGAATCTactgaaaagaaacaaaccaatgGAAATGTCTGCAGGCTCTTTGGGTTTGAGCTAGTTGAAAATGTTAACGTGGATGAATGTTTTTCTGCTGCTTCTGTGTCTGGTGCTGTCGCTGTAGATCAACCTGTACCATCCAATGAGTTTGACTCTGGTCAGCAACCTGAGCCGTTAAACATCAACCAATCTGATATTCCGTCAGGAAGTGGTGACCCTGAGAAATCCTCTTTGAGGTCTCCTCAAGAATCACAAAGTAGACAGATACGTAGCTGCACAAAG GTGCACATGCAAGGCAGTGCAGTAGGGAGAGCTGTTGATCTGACAAGGTCAGAGTGCTACGAAGATCTGTTTAAGAAACTGGAAGAGATGTTCGATATCAAGGGTGAACTCTTAGAATCTACCAGGAAATGGCAGGTTGTTTACACcgatgatgaagatgacatGATGATGGTTGGTGATGATCCATGGAA TGAGTtctgtggaatggtgagaaaGATATTCATCTACACACCGGAGGAAGTGAAGAAACTTTCACCCAAGAACAAACTCACAGTCAATGCGAGGATGCAGCCAAAAAATGATGTAGATGAAAATGGGAACATAGAGGGCAGGTCATCGTCTATGGCTGGCTCAAGATGA
- the LOC104700771 gene encoding DExH-box ATP-dependent RNA helicase DExH9-like: MGSVKRKSAEESSDCAPPQKVQREDDSTQIINEELVGCVHDVSFPENYVPLAPSVDTTKPPAKEFPFTLDSFQSEAIKCLDNGESVMVSAHTSAGKTVVASYAIAMSLKENQRVIYTSPIKALSNQKYRDFKEEFADVGLMTGDVTIDPNASCLVMTTEILRSMQYKGSEVMREVAWIIFDEVHYMRDSERGVVWEESIVMAPKNSRFVFLSATVPNAKEFADWVAKVHQQPCHIVYTDYRPTPLQHYVFPAGGNGLYLVVDEKAKFHEDSFQKSLNALVPTNEGDKNGKSHKGLVIGKFGEESDIFKLVKMIIQRQYDPVILFSFSKKECETLATQMSKMDLNSDDEKDAVETIFTSAIDMLSDDDKKLPQVSNILPILKRGIGVHHSGLLPILKEVIEILFQEGLIKCLFATETFSIGLNMPAKTVVFTNVRKFDGDKFRWLSSGEYIQMSGRAGRRGIDKRGICILMVDEKMEPAVAKSMLKGSADSLNSAFHLSYNMLLNQLRCEEGDPENLLRNSFFQFQADRAIPDLEKQIKSLEKERNSMVIEEEESLKNYYNLIFQHKSLKKDICEIVFTPKYCLPFLLPNRAVCLDCTNDDEEQQSFSIEDQDTWGVIMKFNKVKSLFEDDDNRRPEDANYTVDVLTRCMVSKDGVGKKKVKAVPIKERGEPVVVTVPLSQIKSLSSAIMNIPKDLVPLEARENALKKVSELLSRHPDGIPLDPEVDMKIKSSSYKKTVRRLEALENLFEKHKIAKSPLITEKLKVLHMKEELTAKIKSLKKTVRSSTTLAFKDELKARKRVLRRLGYTNSDNVVELKGKVACEISSAEELTLTELMFSGVFKDAKVEELVSLLSCFVWRERLPDAAKPREELDLLFIQLQDTARRVAELQLDCKVEIDVENFVQSFRPDIMEAVYAWAKGSKFFEVMKIVRVFEGSLIRAIRRMEEVLQQLIVAAKSIGETQLEAKLEEAVSKIKRDIVFAASLYL, translated from the exons ATGGGTTCGGTGAAGAGAAAATCAGCGGAGGAATCCTCTGATTGCGCTCCGCCGCAGAAGGTTCAAAGAGAAGACGATTCAACCCAAATCATCAACGAAGAGCTAGTTGGTTGCGTTCACGATGTTTCTTTCCCTGAAAATTATGTTCCTCTTGCTCCCTCCGTTGACACAACCAAACCACCGGCTAAAGAGTTCCCCTTTACCCTTGACTCCTTCCAATCTGAAGCTATCAAGTGTCTCGATAATGGCGAGTCAGTCATG GTTTCAGCTCATACATCTGCTGGTAAAACTGTTGTGGCATCCTATGCTATTGCCATGTCTTTGAAGGAAAACCAGAGGGTTATCTACACTTCTCCTATAAAGGCACTTAGTAATCAGAAGTACAGAGATTTTAAAGAAGAGTTTGCTGATGTTGGTTTGATGACTGGGGATGTTACAATTGATCCTAATGCCTCTTGCCTT gtCATGACCACGGAGATTTTGCGTAGCATGCAGTACAAAGGGTCAGAGGTTATGCGGGAGGTTGCCTGGATTATTTTTGATGAGGTGCATTACATGCGAGATAGTGAAAGAGGTGTGGTTTGGGAAGAAAGTATTGTAATGGCTCCGAAGAATTCtcgttttgtgtttctttctgCAACTGTTCCCAATGCCAAGGAGTTTGCGGATTGGGTTGCTAAG GTTCACCAACAACCATGCCACATTGTTTACACTGATTATCGGCCAACTCCACTTCAGCACTATGTCTTTCCTGCTGGAGGTAATGGACTTTACTTGGTTGTTGACGAGAAGGCTAAATTTCATGAGGATAGCTTCCAGAAATCTCTTAACGCACTGGTTCCGACTAATGAGGGTGACAAGAATGGAAAGTCTCATAAGGGATTAGTGATTGGAAAATTTGGTGAAGAAAGTGACATTTTCAAATTGGTGAAAATGATAATTCAGCGGCAATATGATCCCGTGATTTTGTTCAGTTTCAGCAAAAAGGAATGTGAGACACTTGCTACGCAG ATGTCTAAGATGGATTTAAACAGCGATGATGAGAAAGACGCTGTGGAGACAATCTTTACTAGCGCAATTGATATGCTTTCAGATGATGATAAGAAGCTACCTCAG GTGTCAAATATTTTACCCATCTTAAAACGAGGTATAGGCGTTCATCACTCGGGACTGCTTCCAATTTTGAAAGAAGTAATTGAGATATTGTTTCAAGAAGGTCTTATTAAG TGTTTGTTTGCTACAGAGACATTTAGTATTGGGTTAAACATGCCGGCAAAGACAGTTGTTTTTACAAATGTACGTAAGTTTGATGGAGACAAGTTCCGGTGGTTATCAAGTGGAGAATATATACAGATGAGTGGTCGTGCTGGACGTCGAGGTATTGACAAACGAGGTATCTGTATCCTCATGGTTGATGAGAAGATGGAACCCGCTGTTGCCAAATCAATGCTCAAAGGAAGTGCTGATTCTTTGAACAG TGCCTTCCATTTGAGCTATAACATGCTTCTAAATCAGTTGCGATGTGAAGAAGGTGATCCTGAGAATCTTCTCCGCAATTCGTTCTTTCAGTTTCAAGCTGACCGTGCTATACCTGATCTCGAG AAGCAAATAAAATCCctggaaaaagagagaaactctatggtgattgaagaagaagaaagtttaaAAAACTACTATAACCTCATTTTCCAACATAAGAGTCTGAAGAAGGATATATGTGAAATTGTGTTCACCCCAAAGTACTGCTTACCCTTTTTGCTGCCAAACAGAGCTGTTTGTCTCGATTGCacaaatgatgatgaagagcaaCAATCATTCAGCATTGAAGATCAGGATACCTGGGGAGTAATAATGAAATTCAACAAAGTCAAAAGCTTATTTGAAG ATGATGATAATAGAAGACCAGAGGATGCAAACTACACCGTAGATGTATTAACTAGATGTATGGTTAGCAAAGATGGCGTTGGCAAAAAGAAAGTTAAGGCTGTGCCAATTAAGGAACGTGGTGAGCCTGTTGTGGTCACTGTTCCTTTATCTCAG ATTAAGAGTTTAAGCAGTGCAATCATGAATATACCAAAAGATCTTGTACCACTGGAAGCTCGAGAGAATGCTCTGAAGAAGGTTTCTGAGTTACTCTCTAGACATCCCGATGGAATACCCCTAGATCCTGAAGTTGATATGAAG ATTAAGAGCAGCTCTTACAAAAAGACAGTTCGTCGCCTGGAGGCCCTGGAAAACCTAtttgaaaaacacaaaattgCGAAATCGCCGCTCATAACAGAAAAGCTGAAAGTTCTACACATGAAGGAAGAGCTAACAGCCAAGATCAAGTCACTTAAGAAAACTGTCCGATCATCAACAACATTGGCGTTTAAAGATGAACTCAAGGCCAGAAAGCGTGTTTTACGAAGGCTAGG ATACACCAATAGTGATAATGTCGTGGAGTTGAAGGGGAAGGTTGCATGTGAAATCAGCAGTGCAGAAGAATTGACGTTAACGGAGCTAATGTTCAGTGGTGTCTTCAAGGATGCAAAGGTGGAGGAGTTGGTTTCTCTCCTTTCTTGCTTTGTGTGGCGAGAGAGACTCCCTGACGCCGCTAAACCCCGAGAAGAACTCGACTTGCTCTTCATACAGTTACAAGACACAGCTAGGCGTGTTGCTGAACTTCAGCTTGACTGCAAG GTCGAAATTGATGTGGAGAATTTTGTGCAATCGTTCAGACCGGATATAATGGAGGCGGTGTATGCTTGGGCAAAAGGGTCTAAATTCTTTGAGGTCATGAAGATTGTTCGTGTTTTCGAAGGGAGCTTGATCAGAGCGATAAGGAGAATGGAGGAAGTTCTGCAACAGCTCATAGTAGCTGCAAAATCTATAGGAGAAACACAGCTTGAAGCTAAACTAGAAGAAGCTGTTTCTAAGATCAAAAGAGACATTGTATTTGCAGCATCTCTCTACTTGTGA
- the LOC104704461 gene encoding auxin response factor 1-like, whose product MRQQMNIPSSVISSHSMHIGVLATAAHAITTGTIFSVFYKPRTSRSEFIVSVNRYLEAKTQKLSVGMRFKMRFEGEEAPEKRFSGTIVGVQENNSSVWHDSEWRSLKVQWDEPSSVFRPERVSPWELEPLVANNIPSSQPQPPQRNKRPRPPGLPTPIPCPSAQVTPDGVWKSPADTPSSVPLFSPPAKAAMFSHGGNKSFGVSLGSAFWPTHADSAAESFASAFNNESTEKKQTNGNVCRLFGFELVENVNVDECFSAASVSTGAVAVDQPVPSNEFDSGQQPEPLNINQSDIPSGSGDPEKSSLRSPQESQSRQIRSCTKVHMQGSAVGRAVDLTRSECYEDLFKKLEEMFDIKGELLESTRKWQVVYTDDEDDMMMVGDDPWNEFCGMVRKIFIYTPEEVKKLSPKNKLTVNARMQPKNDVDENGNIEGRSSSMAGSR is encoded by the exons ATGAGACAACAGATGAATATCCCATCATCTGTTATCTCAAGTCATAGCATGCATATCGGGGTCCTTGCGACTGCAGCTCATGCCATTACAACAGGAACAATCTTTTCTGTCTTCTACAAGCCAAG GACAAGTAGGTCAGAGTTTATTGTGAGCGTCAATAGGTATCTCGAAGCTAAGACACAGAAGCTGTCTGTAGGCATGCGTTTCAAGATGAGATTCGAGGGTGAAGAAGCTCCCGAGAAAAG GTTCAGTGGCACAATAGTTGGCGTTCAGGAAAACAATTCTTCGGTTTGGCATGATTCTGAATGGAGATCGCTGAAG GTTCAATGGGACGAGCCCTCATCTGTATTTCGTCCTGAGAGAGTTTCACCATGGGAACTTGAGCCCCTAGTTGCAAATAATATCCCTTCCTCACAACCTCAGCCTCCACAAAGGAACAAACGACCGAGACCTCCTGGTTTGCCTACACCAATTCCCTGTCCATCTGCTCAAG TTACTCCAGATGGTGTGTGGAAATCCCCGGCAGATACTCCTTCCTCGGTGCCATTATTCTCTCCTCCTGCCAAAGCTGCTATGTTTAGTCATGGTGGGAACAAATCATTTGGAGTATCCCTTGGATCAGCCTTTTGGCCCACCCATGCAGATAGTGCTGCTGAATCCTTTGCTTCAGCGTTTAACAATGAATCTactgaaaagaaacaaaccaatgGAAATGTCTGCAGGCTTTTTGGGTTTGAGCTAGTTGAAAATGTTAACGTGGATGAATGTTTTTCTGCTGCTTCTGTGTCTACTGGTGCTGTCGCTGTAGATCAACCTGTACCATCCAATGAGTTTGACTCTGGTCAGCAACCTGAGCCGTTAAACATCAACCAATCTGATATTCCGTCAGGAAGTGGTGACCCTGAGAAATCCTCTTTGAGGTCTCCTCAAGAATCACAAAGTAGACAGATACGTAGCTGCACAAAG GTGCACATGCAAGGCAGTGCAGTAGGGAGAGCTGTTGATCTGACAAGGTCAGAGTGCTACGAAGATCTGTTTAAGAAACTGGAAGAGATGTTCGATATCAAGGGTGAACTCTTAGAATCTACCAGGAAATGGCAGGTTGTTTACACcgatgatgaagatgacatGATGATGGTTGGTGATGATCCATGGAA TGAGTtctgtggaatggtgagaaaGATATTCATCTACACACCGGAGGAAGTGAAGAAACTTTCACCCAAGAACAAACTCACAGTCAATGCGAGGATGCAGCCAAAAAATGATGTAGATGAAAATGGGAACATAGAGGGCAGGTCATCGTCTATGGCTGGCTCAAGATGA
- the LOC104704458 gene encoding putative cullin-like protein 2, producing MVSNFEEGWSSLEEGITELIRNIEGECEPALKFTQYLNLYTIIYNMSILKHGGYSQQLYEKYRQVIEDYTVQTVLPSLREKHGENMLRELVRRWKNHVILVNWLGKVFRYIERYYVSRRGIPTLRKVGLKCFCDLVYHEMHSTAKEAVLALIHKEREGEEIDRELVKMVLDIYVENGMGTLGKYEEDFENFLLQDTASYYSWKVSKWIQEDSCSDYMLKSEECLKNERERVTHYLHSSTQPRLVEVGYDVILF from the exons ATGGTCTCTAACTTTGAGGAAGGATGGTCCTCCTTGGAGGAAGGTATTACCGAGCTGATAAGGAATATAGAAGGAGAGTGTGAACCAGCACTTAAATTTACGCAATATCTGAATCTTTACAC GATTATTTACAATATGTCTATCCTGAAACACGGTGGTTACTCACAGCAGCTTTATGAAAAGTATCGTCAAGTAATTGAAGATTATACTGTCCAAACG GTGTTGCCATCCTTAAGGGAGAAGCATGGTGAAAATATGCTAAGAGAACTTGTTAGGAGGTGGAAGAACCATGTTATTCTGGTCAACTGGTTAGGCAAGGTCTTCCGTTATATTGAGAGATACTATGTTAGTCGGAGAGGCATCCCAACACTGAGAAAAGTTGGCTTGAAATGTTTCTGCGACCTG GTTTATCATGAGATGCACTCCACTGCCAAAGAAGCTGTATTAGCACTT ATTCATAAAGAACGTGAGGGTGAAGAGATTGATAGGGAACTAGTGAAAATGGTATTAGATATCTATGTGGAGAATGGGATGGGAACTTTGGGAAAATATGAAGAGGACTTTGAAAACTTCTTGCTTCAAGATACTGCTTCTTACTATTCTTGGAAGGTGTCAAAGTGGATCCAGGAGGATTCTTGTTCTGATTACATGCTAAAG TCTGAGGAGTGTCTAAAAAATGAGAGGGAGAGAGTCACTCACTATCTCCATTCAAGCACTCAACCCAGACTAGTTGAGGTAGGTTatgatgtaattttgttttaa
- the LOC104704462 gene encoding DExH-box ATP-dependent RNA helicase DExH9-like — FKSVRLLDIIIDLDGFVSFFIISAFHLSYNMLLNQLRCEEGDPENLLRNSFFQFQADRAIPDLEKQIKSLEKERNSMVIEEEESLKNYYNLIFQHKSLKKDICEIVFTPKYCLPFLLPNRAVCLDCTNDDEEQQSFSIEDQDTWGVIMKFNKVKSLFEDDDNRRPEDANYTVDVLTRCMVSKDGVGKKKVKAVPIKERGEPVVVTVPLSQIKSLSSAIMNIPKDLVPLEARENALKKVSELLSRHPDGIPLDPEVDMKIKSSSYKKTVRRLEALENLFEKHKIAKSPLITEKLKVLHMKEELTAKIKSLKKTVRSSTTLAFKDELKARKRVLRRLGYTNSDNVVELKGKVACEISSAEELTLTELMFSGVFKDAKVEELVSLLSCFVWRERLPDAAKPREELDLLFIQLQDTARRVAELQLDCKVEIDVENFVQSFRPDIMEAVYAWAKGSKFFEVMKIVRVFEGSLIRAIRRMEEVLQQLIVAAKSIGETQLEAKLEEAVSKIKRDIVFAASLYL; from the exons TTTAAGAGCGTTAGACTTCTTGACATAATTATTGATCTAGAcggttttgtttcattttttataatcaGTGCCTTCCATTTGAGCTATAACATGCTTCTAAATCAGTTGCGATGTGAAGAAGGTGATCCTGAGAATCTTCTCCGCAATTCGTTCTTTCAGTTTCAAGCTGACCGTGCTATACCTGATCTCGAG AAGCAAATAAAATCCctggaaaaagagagaaactctatggtgattgaagaagaagaaagtttaaAAAACTACTATAACCTCATTTTCCAACATAAGAGTCTGAAGAAGGATATATGTGAAATTGTGTTCACCCCAAAGTACTGCTTACCCTTTTTGCTGCCAAACAGAGCTGTTTGTCTCGATTGCacaaatgatgatgaagagcaaCAATCATTCAGCATTGAAGATCAGGATACCTGGGGAGTAATAATGAAATTCAACAAAGTCAAAAGCTTATTTGAAG ATGATGATAATAGAAGACCAGAGGATGCAAACTACACCGTAGATGTATTAACTAGATGTATGGTTAGCAAAGATGGCGTTGGCAAAAAGAAAGTTAAGGCTGTGCCAATTAAGGAACGTGGTGAGCCTGTTGTGGTCACTGTTCCTTTATCTCAG ATTAAGAGTTTAAGCAGTGCAATCATGAATATACCAAAAGATCTTGTACCACTGGAAGCTCGAGAGAATGCTCTGAAGAAGGTTTCTGAGTTACTCTCTAGACATCCCGATGGAATACCCCTAGATCCTGAAGTTGATATGAAG ATTAAGAGCAGCTCTTACAAAAAGACAGTTCGTCGCCTGGAGGCCCTGGAAAACCTAtttgaaaaacacaaaattgCGAAATCGCCGCTCATAACAGAAAAGCTGAAAGTTCTACACATGAAGGAAGAGCTAACAGCCAAGATCAAGTCACTTAAGAAAACTGTCCGATCATCAACAACATTGGCGTTTAAAGATGAACTCAAGGCCAGAAAGCGTGTTTTACGAAGGCTAGG ATACACCAATAGTGATAATGTCGTGGAGTTGAAGGGGAAGGTTGCATGTGAAATCAGCAGTGCAGAAGAATTGACGTTAACGGAGCTAATGTTCAGTGGTGTCTTCAAGGATGCAAAGGTGGAGGAGTTGGTTTCTCTCCTTTCTTGCTTTGTGTGGCGAGAGAGACTCCCTGACGCCGCTAAACCCCGAGAAGAACTCGACTTGCTCTTCATACAGTTACAAGACACAGCTAGGCGTGTTGCTGAACTTCAGCTTGACTGCAAG GTCGAAATTGATGTGGAGAATTTTGTGCAATCGTTCAGACCGGATATAATGGAGGCGGTGTATGCTTGGGCAAAAGGGTCTAAATTCTTTGAGGTCATGAAGATTGTTCGTGTTTTCGAAGGGAGCTTGATCAGAGCGATAAGGAGAATGGAGGAAGTTCTGCAACAGCTCATAGTAGCTGCAAAATCTATAGGAGAAACACAGCTTGAAGCTAAACTAGAAGAAGCTGTTTCTAAGATCAAAAGAGACATTGTATTTGCAGCATCTCTCTACTTGTGA
- the LOC104700772 gene encoding auxin response factor 1 isoform X1, which produces MAASNHSSEKPGGVLSDALCRELWHACAGPLVTLPREGERVYYFPEGHMGQLEASMHQGLEQQMPSFDLPSKILCKVINIQRRAEPDTDEVYAQITLLPELDQSEPISPDAPVQEPEKCTVHSFCKTLTASDTSTHGGFSVLRRHADDCLPPLDMSQQPPWQELVATDLHNNEWHFRHIFRGQPRRHLLTTGWSVFVSSKKLVAGDAFIFLRGENEELRVGVRRHMRQQMNIPSSVISSHSMHIGVLATAAHAITTGTIFSVFYKPRTSRSEFIVSVNRYLEAKTQKLSVGMRFKMRFEGEEAPEKRFSGTIVGVQENNSSVWHDSEWRSLKVQWDEPSSVFRPERVSPWELEPLVANNTPSSQPQPPQRNKRPRPPGLPTPIPGPSAPVTPDGVWKSPADTPSSVPLFSPPAKAAMFSHGGNKSFGVSLGSAFWPIHAYSAAESFASAFNNESTEKKQTNGNVCRLFGFELVENVNVDECFSAASVSGAVAVDQPVPSNEFDSGQQPEPLNINQSDIPSGSGDPEKSSLRSPQESQSRQIRSCTKVHMQGSAVGRAVDLTRSECYEDLFKKLEEMFDIKGELLESTRKWQVVYTDDEDDMMMVGDDPWNEFCGMVRKIFIYTPEEVKKLSPKNKLTVNARMQPKNDVDENGNIEGRSSSMAGSR; this is translated from the exons ATGGCAGCTAGCAATCATTCATCTGAAAAACCTGGAG gGGTATTAAGTGATGCTCTATGTAGGGAGCTCTGGCATGCCTGTGCTGGACCTCTTGTAACCTTACCTCGTGAAGGGGAACGAGTTTATTATTTCCCTGAAGGCCACATGGGGCAG CTCGAGGCATCAATGCACCAAGGTTTGGAGCAACAGATGCCTTCCTTCGATCTCCCATCTAAGATTCTCTGTAAAGTGATCAACATCCAGCGCAGG GCAGAGCCCGACACTGACGAAGTATATGCACAAATAACCTTACTGCCAGAACTGGAT CAAAGCGAACCAATCAGCCCAGATGCCCCTGTTCAAGAACCTGAAAAGTGCACAGTACATTCATTCTGCAAGACACTAACTGCTTCGGACACAAGCACACATGGTGGATTCTCTGTGCTACGGAGACATGCAGATGATTGTCTTCCACCCTTG GATATGTCCCAACAACCACCGTGGCAAGAATTGGTTGCAACTGATTTGCACAATAATGAATGGCATTTTAGGCACATTTTCCGAG GGCAACCAAGGCGCCATTTGCTAACAACTGGATGGAGTGTTTTTGTTAGCTCGAAGAAACTAGTGGCGGGTGATGCGTTCATATTCTTGAG AGGTGAGAATGAAGAGCTCCGAGTAGGTGTTAGGAGGCACATGAGACAACAGATGAATATCCCATCATCTGTTATCTCAAGTCATAGCATGCATATCGGGGTCCTTGCGACTGCAGCTCATGCCATTACAACAGGAACAATCTTTTCTGTCTTCTACAAGCCAAG GACAAGTAGGTCAGAGTTTATTGTGAGCGTCAATAGGTATCTCGAAGCTAAAACACAGAAGCTGTCTGTAGGCATGCGTTTCAAGATGAGATTCGAGGGTGAAGAAGCTCCCGAGAAAAG GTTCAGTGGCACGATAGTTGGCGTTCAGGAAAACAATTCTTCGGTTTGGCATGATTCTGAATGGAGATCGCTGAAG GTTCAATGGGACGAGCCCTCATCTGTATTTCGTCCTGAGAGAGTTTCACCATGGGAACTTGAGCCCCTAGTTGCAAATAATACCCCTTCCTCACAACCTCAGCCTCCACAAAGGAACAAACGACCGAGACCTCCTGGTTTGCCTACACCAATTCCCGGTCCATCTGCTCCAG TTACTCCAGATGGTGTGTGGAAATCCCCGGCAGATACTCCTTCCTCGGTGCCATTATTCTCTCCTCCTGCCAAAGCTGCTATGTTTAGTCATGGTGGGAACAAATCATTTGGAGTATCCCTTGGATCAGCCTTTTGGCCCATCCATGCATATAGTGCTGCTGAATCCTTTGCTTCAGCGTTTAACAATGAATCTactgaaaagaaacaaaccaatgGAAATGTCTGCAGGCTCTTTGGGTTTGAGCTAGTTGAAAATGTTAACGTGGATGAATGTTTTTCTGCTGCTTCTGTGTCTGGTGCTGTCGCTGTAGATCAACCTGTACCATCCAATGAGTTTGACTCTGGTCAGCAACCTGAGCCGTTAAACATCAACCAATCTGATATTCCGTCAGGAAGTGGTGACCCTGAGAAATCCTCTTTGAGGTCTCCTCAAGAATCACAAAGTAGACAGATACGTAGCTGCACAAAG GTGCACATGCAAGGCAGTGCAGTAGGGAGAGCTGTTGATCTGACAAGGTCAGAGTGCTACGAAGATCTGTTTAAGAAACTGGAAGAGATGTTCGATATCAAGGGTGAACTCTTAGAATCTACCAGGAAATGGCAGGTTGTTTACACcgatgatgaagatgacatGATGATGGTTGGTGATGATCCATGGAA TGAGTtctgtggaatggtgagaaaGATATTCATCTACACACCGGAGGAAGTGAAGAAACTTTCACCCAAGAACAAACTCACAGTCAATGCGAGGATGCAGCCAAAAAATGATGTAGATGAAAATGGGAACATAGAGGGCAGGTCATCGTCTATGGCTGGCTCAAGATGA